The nucleotide sequence AAGAATTATGGTTTAAAAAGAATTTTTCTTCATGCTAGTAAGATTTCTTTTGATTATAATAATCAGCATTACGATTTTTCTGCACCATTGAGCGAAGATCTTCAAATTGTATTGGACAAATTGGAGAAGAGCACAAAGAGAAATTGAGGGGATCGAAAATGAACAAAATAAGAAAACCGATAATTTTTATTACTTTATTCAGCTCTTTGATTTTCTTCTTTTACGCCTTTTATATTGATTATCAAAATTCTAAAAACTTTTCTATATTGCCTACAGAAGATCAACTGAATTCTGTACAAAAAAGCGGCTACAATTTCATGGTTTATAACCAATATGCCATATTAAAAGATTTTGAATCTCAGGGCTTCGAAGAAGATCAATCTTTTCTAAGAGAATTAGCAAACCAATATGATTACGTATTAGTTGTCGAATTTTCTGATTTTGATAAGTATTTTACGGAAATAAAAGATAAGTTAGATAAAGATATTCTAAATAATATGAGATATGTACATTACATCAAACCTGGAGAGATAGATAAGTTTGACGATCAAATGATAGTTCAAAGATTTCATAGAGCCTTGAAAGAAAGAAAGATAAGATACTTTTTGTTCCCCGATCATCCAAGGACCCCAGAGCTAATGAGATTAGTTCAAAAAGATTTAGGAACTCCCGTTACAATCGATTCAATTAAGTACTATTCTCCTACATTTATCTTTCCATGGGTAGGTTTTGGGCTCATCACAATTAATTTATTTGTATATATACCGCTTTTTGCTATCTTATATATTTTAGCTTTTTTCTTTTTATACAATTGGTCTTTCACTTTGGCGGCAACTTTGTTTTCAATCATCATCTTTTTTAGAATTTCTAAAAATAACCTCCTAAAAATAATTGGATACGCTTTATTGTTTGGAGTATTAGTGTATATGAGCGCTTATAACTCTTTATTTATCTTCAAGCTTAATAACGTTAGAGGGGTCAAAATCCTACTTTTAGTTTTGCCGTTGTTAGTACTGTTAAAAGCGTTTATGGAGTTTACCGGTTTTAGATTTAGCAAATTTAATATCGCAGAATCTTTTAAGAAGGTTAAAGAGGTTAAATTTAACAAGTCAGATGTTTTATTACTAATTTTTGTTGCATTTGCTGGAATTATATACGTAGTAAGAAGCTCAAACTGGGCTTTCGTTACAAATTTTGAAAGAAGAGCTAGGGATGCGTTAGAGAGGGCGCTTATAGCAAGACCACGAACAAAAGAACTTATTTCATATTTGTTTTATTATACAACTCCTCTTTCAGGGAGAAGTTTTATATGGGACTTTTTTAAGGCTTTACTACCGGTATCGATACTTGACACTTTTTTACAT is from Petrotoga mexicana DSM 14811 and encodes:
- a CDS encoding DUF5693 family protein — its product is MNKIRKPIIFITLFSSLIFFFYAFYIDYQNSKNFSILPTEDQLNSVQKSGYNFMVYNQYAILKDFESQGFEEDQSFLRELANQYDYVLVVEFSDFDKYFTEIKDKLDKDILNNMRYVHYIKPGEIDKFDDQMIVQRFHRALKERKIRYFLFPDHPRTPELMRLVQKDLGTPVTIDSIKYYSPTFIFPWVGFGLITINLFVYIPLFAILYILAFFFLYNWSFTLAATLFSIIIFFRISKNNLLKIIGYALLFGVLVYMSAYNSLFIFKLNNVRGVKILLLVLPLLVLLKAFMEFTGFRFSKFNIAESFKKVKEVKFNKSDVLLLIFVAFAGIIYVVRSSNWAFVTNFERRARDALERALIARPRTKELISYLFYYTTPLSGRSFIWDFFKALLPVSILDTFLHIHTPLNLSVLRTINGFLVSLLLLLVIILIENLYRKFIHSGQEPYKQEENIREENSTAEEGIE